The DNA region ACAGGGCAATTGCCCAGGTTATAAAAGAGATTGAACTTTTACATGAAGATCAGGCAACATTACAGGCTGCGGCATAAGGAGGTTACGAGATACTATGAAAAAGGGAGTCATAAGAATTTCAACTAAAAACTTGACAAGCTCTATTCAGCGGTGGCAGTTCACTATGCTTCATGTAGTAATCTTCCAAAAGTGCTTTCTCGATTTCACGCGGATTCCCACAAACAACATAAGAGTACTCCACATTTGATCGACCACCAAACTCATTTTCGATCTCCTTCAGCCTCTTTGAACCCCCGGCGTTGTTTTGCCTATAATTCTTTAGCCTGTGCCACAGTCCTGAGTGACGATTCGTTTCTGGATTCTGATCACACTTGCCTATGTATAGGACCGACGATGCACCCCTTAACCTGCCAAAGCTTGACTTCAGGCGGAAAGCATAGACTCCATTTATTCCATTAAACTCTTCCTCAAATTTCTCCCAATTCTTCCATTCCTCGAAATAATTCTGATAGTCCATTTTTGTTCATCTCCTGTCCCAACGCGGCGCTGAGCGGCTGGCACGAGGATGCGGCCTGTTAGGGCATGCAGCCGAGTGACAGTGTGCTCGAGTGCCTTGTTCGGCGCCTAATGCAGTTTGATTCTATTTGTTTCTATCATTTTATCATATCACCTGTACGGCGCCGATGCAAGGCGCGCTGGACGTCAAGCTCAGCGCCTCGTTCGGTCTTGTTTGCTATCTCTTCAAGCCGTTTTTCGGTGAACTTCCACGACTCGGGAATCATATCGGTCGTGCCGGCTGCATACCCCCTTGCGCTCCATAGGTGGTTTTCATATAGGATTGTGTCACCACTGCCTGCTGCAGCGCTCTTCAGCCAGTCGGCGATTTCCTGTGGAGTAACAAGATACATTCTTGGGAGACTCTCTACCGAGGTACCTTTGAACTGGACTAGGCAGAAGACGGTCTTGTTGCTGTGCTTGGCCAGCCACTTGTCCGCCGCACCACGGTAGTCGGCGTTCTTTATGAACGACTGGGTAAGTCCCCACCCGCCGTCCTTGCTGCCTTTGACGGAAACCTTGTCACCAAGTATGTTATATGTCCCCAAAACAGGGAAGTAAAATGTCCCCCAATCAGGGCAATATGGTGTACCTTTGGAGTAACCCAAAAATACTCTGGAGGTATCGCCTATGCTCAGAAAGGAGGACTATATGACTATTGAAGCACAGATTCGCAAAGGTGTCTATAAGAAAGATATTGCAGAACAATTGGGGGTCCATCCCCGAACTGTAAGCCGTGCCCTCATACGAGGGGGAGTGCCTTCGGGATATAAGAAGCGGATAAGAACCAGCAAGCTCGATCCCTATAAACCCATGATCGATGGATTGCTCAAGGAAGGTGTCTGGAATGCAGTGGTCATTCTCCGTGAATGCGAGGAAAAGGGGTTTAAGGGAGAGGTCACAATCATCAGGGACTATATCGGACCAAAGCGTCCTTTGCGGCAATCGAAAGCCACCGTCCGTTTCGAAACGGAACCGGGACACCAGATGCAAAGCGATTGGGGTGAGATTATTACCATTGTTGCCGGTCAGCCCACAAAGGTCTTCTTCAGTGCCAATACCCTGGGCTACTCCAGGAAGTTCCATTTCTGGTGCACCGACAGCAACGATGCCGAACATACCTATGAAGGGATGATAAGAAGCTTTGAACACTTCGGAGGAGTCACGAAAGAGGTGCTTATTGACAACCAGAAGAGCGCTGTTATTCATCACCGGATCGGACAGACCGTTAAGTTCAATGAACGCTTTATCGACTTTGCAGGATACTACGGGTTTATCCCGAAAGCCTGCCGTCCCCACAGGGCCCGTACCAAAGGCAAGGACGAAAGAATGGTCGGCTATGTTAAACATAACTTCTTTGTCAGGTACAGACAGTTTGATAGCTTTGTCCATATGAACCAGTTAGCAGAAAAGTGGCTTACCGAAGAGGCGGATATGAGAATGCATGGCACCGTCAAAGAGGTAGTACAGGAACGTTTTGCCAGGGAGGCGCCTGTACTTGGTCCTTTGCCCCTTGTCCGCTTTGATACCTCTTATCGTGAGCAAAGGCTTGTCGGCTGGGATGGATACATCGATGTCAGAGGGGGAAGATACAGCGTTCCTTCTTCCCTGTGCGGTACCCCTGTCGACATTAGTATCAGTCTCAACGGGGAGCTTGCAGTATACGCCGGCGACATACAGGTTGCCTGCCATCGTCTTGTCAGCCCCCGTGAAGGCTGGGTAACTACACACGATCATCACCGTGACCTCTGGGCACAGACACTCCATGTGGAAAGAAGAGACCTCTCCGTATATGAGGAGGTGATCCCATGGAACTGAACATACTGCTTGAACGTATGAAGATGGAACATATTGCCCTTCAAATCGATACGATCTGCGAACAGGCATCGAAGAAAGACCTGGACTACAGGGAGTTCCTTA from Pseudomonadota bacterium includes:
- the istA gene encoding IS21 family transposase, yielding MLRKEDYMTIEAQIRKGVYKKDIAEQLGVHPRTVSRALIRGGVPSGYKKRIRTSKLDPYKPMIDGLLKEGVWNAVVILRECEEKGFKGEVTIIRDYIGPKRPLRQSKATVRFETEPGHQMQSDWGEIITIVAGQPTKVFFSANTLGYSRKFHFWCTDSNDAEHTYEGMIRSFEHFGGVTKEVLIDNQKSAVIHHRIGQTVKFNERFIDFAGYYGFIPKACRPHRARTKGKDERMVGYVKHNFFVRYRQFDSFVHMNQLAEKWLTEEADMRMHGTVKEVVQERFAREAPVLGPLPLVRFDTSYREQRLVGWDGYIDVRGGRYSVPSSLCGTPVDISISLNGELAVYAGDIQVACHRLVSPREGWVTTHDHHRDLWAQTLHVERRDLSVYEEVIPWN